A DNA window from Halobacterium sp. DL1 contains the following coding sequences:
- a CDS encoding transcriptional regulator has product MRELVFALEYAPGTNAVADILADNPETKIRSLSCHVSPKNLWRVDYVSGRETALDNIAETVTDAEYYTDCLARRDCEADWETQVLDRTDDALVLYSYWSRTPSCTSIPHLALDHFGDGLIFKTTWVGRRYEWRIIAPDDTTYHAFRNAIESEIDDTTGVTFVRVGDADDAAPDDGSPTLTAEQDAAVRAAVDHGYYKTPREIETYELAEKLDIPGSTLSYRLRRAEAHLAEAYVADRSTSPHLSSPDT; this is encoded by the coding sequence ATGCGCGAGCTCGTCTTCGCCTTGGAATACGCTCCGGGCACTAACGCTGTCGCCGATATCCTCGCCGACAATCCGGAGACGAAAATCCGGTCGCTCTCTTGTCACGTTTCTCCCAAGAACCTCTGGCGGGTCGATTACGTGTCGGGTAGAGAAACTGCACTCGATAATATCGCTGAGACTGTCACTGACGCCGAGTATTACACCGATTGTTTGGCCCGCCGTGACTGCGAAGCGGACTGGGAAACACAGGTCCTCGACCGCACTGACGACGCACTCGTCCTCTACTCCTACTGGTCACGCACTCCCTCGTGTACCTCCATCCCACACCTCGCACTCGATCACTTCGGCGATGGTCTCATTTTCAAGACGACGTGGGTCGGTCGTCGCTACGAATGGCGCATCATCGCCCCCGACGACACCACCTACCACGCATTCCGCAACGCAATCGAGAGCGAGATCGACGACACGACCGGCGTTACATTTGTCCGTGTCGGCGACGCGGATGACGCCGCCCCGGACGACGGTTCCCCCACATTGACGGCCGAACAGGATGCAGCGGTACGGGCTGCCGTCGACCACGGGTACTACAAGACACCGCGCGAGATCGAAACCTACGAACTCGCCGAGAAACTCGATATCCCCGGCTCGACGCTCTCCTATCGGCTCCGCCGCGCTGAAGCCCACTTGGCCGAGGCCTACGTCGCCGATCGCTCCACGTCTCCCCACCTTTCTTCGCCCGACACCTAA